AGTTGCTCGCCATCTCGTAGCCGTACGCGCCGGCGTTCCCGAGCGCGAGGACGTCGCCGCGACGCGGCTCGGGAAGCGGACGGTCCTCGGCGAACACGTCCGCGCTCTCGCAGATGGGGCCGGTGACGGTCGCACGCACCTCGCCGCGACCGTCACCCACTCGCGTCGCCGTATCGGCCTCGGCTGCCGACGAGGGTTCGTCGGTGCCCGAGTCTTCACCGTCGGCGCTAACGTTCCGGAGCGCGTGGTACGCGCCGTAGATCGCGGGTCGGGCGAGCGTCGTCATGCCGGCGTCGACGCCGACGACGGTCGTCTCCGCGGTCTGCTTGACGGTGTTGACGTCGGCGAGGAGGACGCCGGCGTCGGCGACGAGGTAGCGCCCGGGTTCGACGACGAGCTCGGCGTCGACGTCGCCGAGCGCATCGCGGGTGGCGTCCGAGACCGCGTCGAGGTCCAGCGCGCCGTCGGTCTCGCGGTAGGGAACGCCGAAGCCGCCGCCGACGTCCACGAACTCGAGGTCGAACTCGGCGTCGAGGTCGCGGGCGACGTCGCCGACGCGCGCGACCATCTCGCGGTGCGCGTCGAGGTCCTCGGCGTCCTGGATGCCGGAGCCGGCGTGGGCGTGCACGCCGACGACGTCCATGCCCGCGGCGCGGGCGGTGCGTGCGACGTCGAGCGCGCGCTCGATCGGGACACCGAACTTCGCGTCGGCGCCAGTCCGGACCTTCTCGTGGTGGCCCGCGCCGACGCCGGGGTTGACGCGCACGCAGAACCGCCCGTCGTACCCGCGGTTCGCGAGGCGCGCGACGGTGTCCTCGGCGCCCGCGGTGACGGTGAGGTCCGCGGCGACACCGTCCGTCCAGAGCTCGACGACGGTGTCGAGGTCGGGCGCTGGCGGGTTCACGGCAGTGTAGTGCACGCGGTCGCCGGGGACCCCGGCGTCGAGCGCGCGCACGACCTCGCCGGCGCTCGCGCACTCCACGCCCGCGCCGGCGTCGTGCAGGACGTCGAGGAGACGACCGAGCGCGTTCGCCTTCGCCGCGTAGTGGACGTCCGCGTCCGGGAACGCCGCGTCGAGCCGCCGGTAGTTCTCGCGGACGCGGTCGAGGTCGAGGACGTACAGCGGACTGCCGTACTGCTCGCGGAGCGCGAGCAGGGCCTCGGCGTCCCAGTCCGCGAGCCGGCGGACCGCCGGGCCGCCGTCGAGTGCCGAACGCCCCGCGGACTGGTCGGTCATTCCCGGAGCACCTCCTCGCGCTCGGTCGCCTCCAGCGTCTCCGCTTCCAGCGACGTCGCGACGACCGCGGGCTTGTAGGCGCTGCCAGGTATCAGGTCCTCGTCGCTCACGCTCGATTCGACGTACCGCTGGAACGCGCGCCGGTTCGCGGGTAACTCGCCGTAGTAAACCTCGTCGTCGACGAGGTCGTAGACGGGGATGCGCGGCGTGAGAAGGGTGTTCTCGCCGACGACCGAATTCTCGCCGACGACGAACCCGGACGTCACGCGACAGCCCGCGCCGAGGGAGACGCCGTCCTCCACGACGACCGGCGTTCCCTCGACGGGTTCGAGCACGCCACCGATCAGCGCGTTCGCGCCGAGCTTCACGTCCGCCCCGATCTGCGCGCAACTGCCGACGGTGTCGCAGGAGTCGACGAGCGTGCCGTCGCCGACGTGCGCGCCGATGTTCACGAACGACGGCGACATCAGGATGCAGTCCGCGCCGACGTGCGCGCCGGCCCGGACGACGGTGCCGTCGGGCGTGTTCCGCGACCCACGCTGGCCGTAGTCGCTCGTATCCTGGAGGGGGAGGACGTCGTTGTAGGTGACGCCCCCGTACTCGTACTGGTCGATGCCGTGGGTCGCGAACACGAGGAGGATGCCTTGCTTCACCCACTCGTTGGCTTCCCACGCGTCAGCACGGCCACCGTCCGCGCCGTCGCCGCTCCCGGTCGGTTCCGCGGCGCGGACCTCGCCCGACTCGAGCGCGCCGAGGAACTCGTGGAGGACGTCGTGGACGTGCTCGGCGTCCGCGTCCAGTTCGCCGGCCTCGTGTGCCGCCCAGAGGTCGGCGACGTCTGCGTCCAGACTCATTGCTCGTCACCTGCGTCTACGGGTACTTGACCGCCGTCGGTACCGACGATATCTGCGGGATCGTCGGGGTCGCCGACGCCCGGCCTGTCGTCGTCGACCGCGACGACGTCCGCGAACTCGTACCAGCCCGCGTCCCGGCTCGATAGCCACTCGGCGGCGTCGAGCGCGCCGGCGGCGAACACGCCGCGGTCGGTCGCGCGGTGCTGGAGGCGCAGTTCCTCGTGGTTCCCCGCGATGACGAGTTCGTGTTCCCCCGGGACGTCGCCGGCGCGCAGCGAGTGCACGCCGACCTCGCCAGGTTCGCGGCGAGACTCGCCCTCGCGGCCGTGGACGCGCTCGCCGCTCGCGGCGCCCGCGTCGAT
Above is a genomic segment from Halorubellus sp. JP-L1 containing:
- the lysA gene encoding diaminopimelate decarboxylase, with the protein product MTDQSAGRSALDGGPAVRRLADWDAEALLALREQYGSPLYVLDLDRVRENYRRLDAAFPDADVHYAAKANALGRLLDVLHDAGAGVECASAGEVVRALDAGVPGDRVHYTAVNPPAPDLDTVVELWTDGVAADLTVTAGAEDTVARLANRGYDGRFCVRVNPGVGAGHHEKVRTGADAKFGVPIERALDVARTARAAGMDVVGVHAHAGSGIQDAEDLDAHREMVARVGDVARDLDAEFDLEFVDVGGGFGVPYRETDGALDLDAVSDATRDALGDVDAELVVEPGRYLVADAGVLLADVNTVKQTAETTVVGVDAGMTTLARPAIYGAYHALRNVSADGEDSGTDEPSSAAEADTATRVGDGRGEVRATVTGPICESADVFAEDRPLPEPRRGDVLALGNAGAYGYEMASNYNSRPRPASVVLADDDATLARRREPLSDLTTLEL
- a CDS encoding 2,3,4,5-tetrahydropyridine-2,6-dicarboxylate N-succinyltransferase, whose product is MSLDADVADLWAAHEAGELDADAEHVHDVLHEFLGALESGEVRAAEPTGSGDGADGGRADAWEANEWVKQGILLVFATHGIDQYEYGGVTYNDVLPLQDTSDYGQRGSRNTPDGTVVRAGAHVGADCILMSPSFVNIGAHVGDGTLVDSCDTVGSCAQIGADVKLGANALIGGVLEPVEGTPVVVEDGVSLGAGCRVTSGFVVGENSVVGENTLLTPRIPVYDLVDDEVYYGELPANRRAFQRYVESSVSDEDLIPGSAYKPAVVATSLEAETLEATEREEVLRE